The following proteins are encoded in a genomic region of Nocardioides renjunii:
- a CDS encoding acyl-CoA carboxylase subunit beta translates to MTTTATKPVKLPREDDPRNPVHRLTALLDDGTLELITPDDDSGMLAAVGRVDGTSVVAFCSDATVMGGAMGDVGCRVVVDAYHRAITDGVPIIGLWHSGGARLAEGVLSLHAVGRIFQVMTQASGVIPQISVVLGPAAGGAAYGPALTDVVILGPEGRIFVTGPDVVRSVTGEDVDMLRLGGPEPHGRRSGVVHILTESEREALDRARTVASLLGAQGSLAVESVDDRDLGALLPESKKRAYDVHPLVDGLLDEGTMQELHARWAPNIVTALGRFGGRTVGVVANNPLRLGGCLDSLSAEKASRFVRMCDAFGVPLVVLVDVPGYLPGVGQEWDGVVRRGAKLLHAFGECVVPRVTLVTRKTYGGAYIAMNARSLGATRVFAWPGAEVAVMGAVAAIRILHRRKLAEVSPEIRPQVEAELAAEHERIAGGVDKAVEIGVVDEVVEPTRTRSAIAEAMRHEIDTAGVRRGRHGNIPL, encoded by the coding sequence ATGACGACCACCGCGACCAAGCCGGTCAAGCTCCCGCGCGAGGACGACCCGCGCAACCCGGTCCACCGCCTCACCGCCCTGCTCGACGACGGCACCCTCGAGCTGATCACGCCCGACGACGACTCCGGCATGCTCGCCGCGGTCGGCCGCGTGGACGGCACGTCCGTGGTGGCCTTCTGCTCCGACGCCACCGTGATGGGCGGCGCGATGGGCGACGTCGGCTGCCGGGTCGTCGTGGACGCCTACCACCGCGCCATCACCGACGGCGTGCCGATCATCGGCCTCTGGCACTCCGGCGGGGCCCGCCTGGCCGAGGGCGTGCTGTCGCTGCACGCCGTCGGCCGCATCTTCCAGGTGATGACCCAGGCCTCCGGCGTCATCCCGCAGATCTCCGTCGTCCTCGGCCCCGCTGCCGGGGGCGCCGCCTACGGTCCCGCCCTCACCGACGTGGTGATCCTCGGCCCGGAGGGCCGCATCTTCGTCACCGGCCCCGACGTCGTACGGTCGGTCACCGGCGAGGACGTCGACATGCTGCGCCTCGGCGGTCCCGAGCCGCACGGGCGCCGCTCCGGCGTGGTGCACATCCTCACCGAGTCCGAGCGCGAGGCGCTCGACCGCGCCCGCACCGTCGCCTCGCTCCTCGGCGCCCAGGGCAGCCTCGCCGTGGAGTCCGTCGACGACCGCGACCTCGGCGCCCTGCTGCCCGAGTCCAAGAAGCGCGCCTACGACGTGCACCCGCTCGTCGACGGCCTGCTCGACGAGGGCACCATGCAGGAGCTGCACGCCCGGTGGGCGCCCAACATCGTCACGGCCCTGGGCCGCTTCGGTGGGCGCACCGTGGGCGTGGTCGCCAACAACCCGCTGCGGCTCGGCGGATGCCTCGACTCCCTCTCCGCGGAGAAGGCGTCCCGCTTCGTCCGCATGTGCGACGCCTTTGGCGTCCCGCTCGTCGTCCTGGTCGACGTCCCGGGCTACCTGCCCGGCGTGGGCCAGGAGTGGGACGGGGTCGTCCGCCGCGGCGCCAAGCTGCTGCACGCCTTCGGCGAGTGCGTGGTCCCCCGGGTGACCCTGGTGACCCGCAAGACCTACGGCGGCGCCTACATCGCCATGAACGCCCGCTCGCTGGGCGCGACGCGAGTCTTCGCCTGGCCGGGGGCCGAGGTGGCCGTCATGGGTGCCGTCGCGGCGATCCGCATCCTGCACCGGCGCAAGCTGGCCGAGGTCTCCCCCGAGATCCGTCCGCAGGTCGAGGCCGAGCTCGCCGCCGAGCACGAGCGCATCGCGGGGGGCGTCGACAAGGCCGTCGAGATCGGCGTCGTCGACGAGGTCGTGGAGCCGACGCGCACGCGCAGCGCCATCGCCGAGGCCATGCGCCACGAGATCGACACCGCCGGCGTACGCCGCGGGCGGCACGGCAACATCCCGCTCTGA
- a CDS encoding tetratricopeptide repeat protein, whose amino-acid sequence MAEDRRGQRPSRGGAGADRGSSAGGRSGSSPRGGSAASRGKDSRGGSGGGKDSRAGDTRGDSRGGQRGDARGKAGSSRGGYQGGGKKPSGSGDRAYRGRSEEKPRTSEQAVYDGPDLPENITGAELDRGIRAQLKGLPEKLAARVARHLAAAGMLIDEDPEKAYQHTLAARARASRLAVVREATGEAAYAAGHYAEALAELRAAKRMNGATDYLPIMADCHRALGNPEQAIKLAKSPSVANFSTEAKAEMTLVEAGARRDMGQLDAALRTLELAPLTSKSRSAWVVRLRYAYADTLEAAGRESDALAWFHRTHAIDSEELTDAAARADLLERRQS is encoded by the coding sequence GTGGCCGAGGACCGTCGAGGACAGCGTCCGTCGCGAGGTGGAGCGGGTGCCGACCGAGGCAGCTCGGCCGGTGGACGGAGCGGATCGTCGCCCCGGGGTGGCAGCGCCGCCTCCCGTGGCAAGGACTCCCGCGGAGGCAGTGGCGGTGGCAAGGACTCCCGCGCCGGCGACACCCGCGGTGACTCGCGCGGCGGTCAGCGCGGCGACGCCCGCGGCAAGGCCGGCTCGTCGCGCGGTGGCTACCAGGGTGGCGGCAAGAAGCCGTCCGGCTCAGGCGACCGCGCCTACCGTGGGCGCTCGGAGGAGAAGCCCCGGACGAGCGAGCAGGCGGTCTACGACGGCCCGGACCTGCCGGAGAACATCACCGGGGCGGAGCTTGACCGCGGCATCCGTGCGCAGCTCAAGGGCCTGCCCGAGAAGCTGGCGGCCCGGGTGGCGCGCCACCTCGCGGCGGCCGGCATGCTGATCGACGAGGACCCGGAGAAGGCCTACCAGCACACGCTGGCTGCCCGCGCCCGGGCCTCGAGGCTCGCGGTGGTCCGCGAGGCCACCGGTGAGGCGGCGTACGCTGCCGGCCACTACGCCGAGGCGCTCGCCGAGCTGCGTGCTGCCAAGCGGATGAACGGCGCGACCGATTACCTGCCCATCATGGCCGACTGCCACCGAGCGCTCGGCAACCCCGAGCAGGCCATCAAGCTGGCCAAGAGCCCGTCGGTCGCGAACTTCAGCACCGAGGCGAAGGCGGAGATGACCCTGGTCGAGGCCGGCGCCCGTCGGGACATGGGGCAGCTCGACGCTGCGCTTCGGACGCTCGAGCTGGCGCCGCTGACGTCCAAGAGCCGCTCCGCATGGGTCGTGCGGCTGCGCTACGCGTACGCCGACACGCTCGAGGCCGCCGGTCGCGAGTCCGACGCGCTCGCCTGGTTCCACCGCACGCACGCGATCGACTCCGAGGAGCTGACCGACGCCGCGGCACGCGCCGACCTGCTCGAGCGCCGCCAGTCCTGA
- a CDS encoding serine/threonine-protein kinase, translating into MIAGRYRLEREIGRGGSGTVHLALDEVLGRQVAIKRIGTTPGSDLAELERAEREARLAAALNHPHVVSVFDLVDEGDVRWLVMEYVDGQTISERVRDSGPLDARPAAALLAQTADALIEAHANGIVHRDVKPSNIMIAGDSAKLNDFGIARAADDPSLTQTGLVTGSPAYLAPEVASGSSATPASDVWSLGATLYHAVTGKPPYEVGDNLIGALYKIVHEDPPRLAEDHPMAGLLTVMMNRDPAARWPLPRVRDELVRISQGQVSTVPIAPPTPAPPEQTGVMPPAPVPVRARTPRDHRWAWIAAAAVLAVAAVVSAYVWAGRGTPEAAPDEQRGSAPASQTTTPETSSAGSTPPLSAADTREQMDAFITSYISTVTSNPRAAFRQLTPEFQAASGGFEGYLGWWGKVESATLAEVSSDPSDLTVGYTVNYVMESGARSTDRIRLQLQRLDDGYRIAGEG; encoded by the coding sequence GTGATCGCAGGCAGGTACAGGCTCGAGCGGGAGATCGGCCGTGGCGGCTCCGGCACGGTGCACCTGGCCCTCGACGAGGTGCTGGGCCGGCAGGTGGCGATCAAGCGCATCGGCACGACGCCGGGCTCCGACCTCGCCGAGCTGGAGCGCGCCGAGCGCGAGGCCCGCCTCGCCGCGGCCCTCAACCACCCGCACGTCGTCTCCGTGTTCGACCTGGTCGACGAGGGGGACGTGCGCTGGCTCGTCATGGAGTACGTCGACGGGCAGACGATCAGCGAGCGGGTCCGGGACTCGGGTCCGCTCGACGCCCGCCCCGCCGCCGCCCTCCTGGCCCAGACGGCGGACGCGCTGATCGAGGCCCACGCCAACGGGATCGTCCACCGCGACGTCAAGCCGAGCAACATCATGATCGCCGGCGACTCCGCCAAGCTGAACGACTTCGGCATCGCGCGGGCCGCCGACGACCCGTCGCTCACCCAGACCGGGCTGGTCACCGGGTCACCGGCCTACCTCGCGCCCGAGGTCGCATCCGGCTCCTCCGCCACCCCCGCCAGCGACGTCTGGTCGCTGGGCGCCACGCTCTACCACGCGGTGACCGGCAAGCCGCCGTACGAGGTGGGCGACAACCTCATCGGGGCGCTCTACAAGATCGTCCACGAGGACCCGCCGCGGCTGGCCGAGGACCACCCGATGGCCGGGCTGCTCACGGTCATGATGAACCGCGATCCCGCGGCCCGGTGGCCGCTCCCCCGCGTGCGGGACGAGCTGGTCCGGATCTCGCAGGGGCAGGTCTCCACCGTGCCGATCGCCCCGCCGACACCCGCTCCTCCGGAGCAGACCGGTGTCATGCCGCCCGCCCCCGTGCCCGTCCGCGCGCGGACACCCCGCGACCACCGGTGGGCGTGGATCGCCGCCGCGGCGGTGCTGGCGGTCGCGGCCGTCGTGTCGGCGTACGTCTGGGCCGGGCGCGGCACCCCGGAGGCGGCACCGGACGAGCAACGCGGCTCGGCACCGGCGTCGCAGACGACGACGCCCGAGACGTCGTCGGCCGGCAGCACTCCCCCGCTCTCCGCCGCGGACACGCGTGAGCAGATGGACGCGTTCATCACGTCCTACATCTCCACCGTCACGAGCAACCCGCGGGCGGCCTTCCGGCAGCTGACGCCGGAGTTCCAGGCGGCGAGCGGCGGCTTCGAGGGCTACCTGGGCTGGTGGGGCAAGGTCGAGTCCGCGACGCTGGCCGAGGTCAGCAGCGACCCCTCGGACCTCACCGTCGGCTACACGGTGAACTACGTGATGGAGTCCGGCGCCCGCAGCACCGACCGGATCCGGCTCCAGCTCCAGCGCCTCGACGACGGCTACCGGATCGCCGGCGAGGGCTGA
- the tyrS gene encoding tyrosine--tRNA ligase, producing the protein MTTPNVLDELEWRGLIAHSTDRDALRAALGEGSVKFYVGFDPTAPSLHMGNLVQLVTARRLQDAGHTPYVLVGGATGMIGDPRDSGERTLNSPDTVKEWTERVRQQVSRFVGFEGDNAATTVNNYDWTASLSTIDFLRDIGKHFPVNRMLARDTVKRRLESGISYTEFSYVLLQSMDYLNLFREHGVSLQFGGSDQWGNITGGAELVRRVTGGSAYGFATPLITKSDGTKYGKTEGGALWLDPEMLSPYAFHQFWLNVEDEKVGELLRIFTFLPREEIEDLEQQTAEKPFLRAGQKRLADEVTALVHGAEEVEQAKAAAAALFGGGDLASIKPETLASALRETGGTTVPAADLPGILDLLVAAGLVKSKGDARRTVAEGGAYLNNVRVEDPELVPTGADLVAGSWLVLRRGKKKFAGVQAV; encoded by the coding sequence ATGACGACCCCGAACGTCCTTGACGAGCTGGAGTGGCGCGGCCTGATCGCGCACTCCACCGACCGCGACGCGCTCCGCGCGGCGCTGGGCGAGGGGAGCGTCAAGTTCTATGTGGGCTTCGACCCCACCGCGCCGAGCCTCCACATGGGCAACCTGGTGCAGCTGGTCACCGCCCGCCGGCTGCAGGACGCCGGCCACACGCCCTACGTCCTCGTCGGTGGCGCCACCGGCATGATCGGCGACCCCCGCGACTCGGGGGAGCGCACGCTCAACTCGCCGGACACGGTGAAGGAGTGGACCGAGCGGGTCCGCCAGCAGGTGTCGCGGTTCGTGGGCTTCGAGGGCGACAACGCCGCGACCACGGTCAACAACTACGACTGGACCGCCTCGCTCTCGACCATCGACTTCCTCCGTGACATCGGCAAGCACTTCCCGGTCAACCGGATGCTGGCGCGCGACACGGTCAAGCGTCGTCTCGAGTCCGGGATCAGCTACACCGAGTTCTCCTACGTCCTGCTGCAGTCCATGGACTACCTCAACCTGTTCCGCGAGCACGGTGTCTCGCTGCAGTTCGGCGGCTCCGACCAGTGGGGCAACATCACCGGTGGTGCTGAGCTCGTACGCCGCGTGACCGGCGGCAGCGCCTACGGGTTCGCCACGCCGCTGATCACCAAGAGCGACGGCACCAAGTACGGCAAGACCGAGGGCGGGGCGCTGTGGCTCGACCCCGAGATGCTCTCGCCCTACGCCTTCCACCAGTTCTGGCTCAACGTGGAGGACGAGAAGGTCGGTGAGCTGCTGCGCATCTTCACCTTCCTCCCGCGCGAGGAGATCGAGGACCTCGAGCAGCAGACGGCCGAGAAGCCGTTCCTGCGCGCGGGGCAGAAGCGCCTCGCCGACGAGGTGACCGCGCTGGTGCACGGCGCCGAGGAGGTCGAGCAGGCCAAGGCGGCTGCGGCGGCCCTGTTCGGCGGGGGAGACCTGGCCAGCATCAAGCCGGAGACGCTGGCCTCTGCGTTGCGCGAGACCGGAGGTACGACGGTCCCGGCCGCCGACCTGCCGGGGATCCTCGACCTCCTCGTGGCCGCGGGCCTCGTCAAGAGCAAGGGCGACGCGCGACGCACCGTCGCCGAGGGCGGCGCCTACCTCAACAACGTGCGCGTCGAGGACCCCGAGCTCGTTCCCACGGGCGCGGACCTCGTCGCGGGGTCGTGGCTCGTGCTGCGACGGGGCAAGAAGAAGTTCGCCGGGGTGCAGGCGGTCTGA
- a CDS encoding sensor histidine kinase, which yields MRWLKNPVVQFLATGFVMLVVVLVATSALSRSAADEEAVADARSLTRVLGTSVAEPAIPSGLVDGDAAAIDRLDRTALDRLLVDDVLRIKIWDVGGTVLYSDRTELIGAVYPLDEDELEVLRDGGTDAELSDLSKPENRFERDVGGDLLEVYTRIESPEGEPLLFEAYLGVDRIRESRAQVLARFLPITIGSILALVVLSTPLVWLLSRRISRAAREREQLLEAAVRASDGERLRIARDLHDGVVQDLAGSSMALSTVAARTAGPDRAQLEEVGRSLRVSMRSLRSLLVEIYPPDLHTAGLAAAVDDLVAPLVAAGIVVDADVSGDQDAPRSAVALVWRVAQEAVRNVVRHSRATRMSLTVHRQGGALVLEVVDDGVGFAPGTLVATDRFGLRAAESLVHEHGGSLEVESAPGSGTMVRVEVPLA from the coding sequence ATGCGCTGGCTGAAGAATCCCGTGGTGCAGTTCCTGGCCACGGGATTCGTCATGCTCGTGGTGGTGCTGGTCGCCACGAGCGCCCTCAGCCGCTCGGCCGCGGACGAGGAGGCCGTGGCCGATGCCCGCTCGCTCACCCGGGTGCTCGGCACGTCGGTGGCCGAGCCGGCCATCCCGAGCGGCCTGGTCGACGGCGACGCCGCCGCGATCGACCGCCTGGACCGTACGGCGCTCGACCGGCTGCTCGTCGACGACGTCCTGCGCATCAAGATCTGGGACGTCGGCGGCACGGTGCTCTACAGCGATCGCACGGAGCTGATCGGCGCGGTCTACCCCCTCGACGAGGACGAGCTCGAGGTGCTGCGCGACGGTGGCACCGACGCCGAGCTGTCGGACCTCTCGAAGCCGGAGAACCGGTTCGAGCGGGACGTCGGCGGGGACCTGCTCGAGGTCTACACGCGGATCGAGTCGCCGGAGGGCGAGCCGCTGCTCTTCGAGGCCTACCTCGGGGTCGACCGGATCCGGGAGAGCCGGGCGCAGGTGCTCGCCCGGTTCCTGCCCATCACCATCGGCTCCATCCTCGCGCTCGTGGTGCTGAGCACGCCGCTCGTGTGGCTGCTCTCGCGCCGCATCTCGCGCGCGGCCCGCGAGCGTGAGCAGCTGCTCGAGGCGGCGGTGCGGGCCTCCGACGGCGAGCGGTTGCGCATCGCGCGCGACCTCCACGACGGCGTCGTCCAGGACCTGGCCGGGTCCTCGATGGCCCTCTCCACCGTGGCCGCCCGCACGGCCGGTCCGGACCGCGCGCAGCTGGAGGAGGTCGGCCGGTCGCTCCGGGTCAGCATGCGGTCCCTGCGGTCGCTGCTCGTCGAGATCTACCCGCCGGACCTGCACACCGCCGGCCTGGCGGCGGCGGTCGACGACCTGGTCGCCCCGCTGGTCGCGGCCGGCATCGTGGTCGACGCCGACGTCAGCGGGGACCAGGACGCGCCCCGGTCGGCGGTCGCCCTCGTCTGGCGGGTCGCCCAGGAGGCCGTGCGCAACGTGGTCCGGCACTCCCGCGCGACGCGGATGTCGCTCACGGTCCACCGGCAGGGCGGCGCGCTCGTCCTCGAGGTCGTGGACGACGGGGTCGGCTTCGCGCCCGGGACCCTCGTCGCGACCGACCGGTTCGGCCTGCGCGCCGCGGAGAGCCTCGTGCACGAGCACGGCGGGTCCCTGGAGGTCGAGTCCGCGCCCGGCTCGGGCACGATGGTGCGCGTGGAGGTGCCGCTCGCATGA
- a CDS encoding DUF3145 domain-containing protein, with the protein MVTTRIASRPDGPGTRGILYVHSAPSALCPHIEWAVGGVLGAAVSLDWTPQPAQPGAYRAELSWSGAAGTAAAVASALRGWNHLRFEITEEPTSSTEGTRFSCTPDLGIFHAITGPHGDILIPEDRLKAAVVKAALGDTTLLLEIDSLLGKPWDDELETFRHAGEGAPVRWLHQVV; encoded by the coding sequence ATGGTGACCACACGCATTGCTTCCCGCCCGGACGGTCCGGGGACGCGGGGCATTCTCTACGTGCACTCTGCGCCCTCCGCGCTCTGCCCTCACATCGAGTGGGCGGTCGGCGGGGTGCTCGGAGCTGCCGTCTCGCTCGACTGGACGCCGCAGCCTGCCCAGCCGGGCGCATACCGCGCGGAGCTGTCCTGGTCCGGCGCGGCCGGCACCGCTGCCGCCGTCGCGTCGGCGCTGCGCGGCTGGAACCACCTGCGCTTCGAGATCACCGAGGAGCCGACCAGCTCCACCGAGGGCACGCGCTTCTCGTGCACGCCCGACCTGGGCATCTTCCACGCGATCACCGGACCGCACGGCGACATCCTCATCCCGGAGGACCGCCTGAAGGCGGCCGTCGTCAAGGCGGCGCTCGGTGACACGACGCTGCTGCTCGAGATCGACAGCCTGCTCGGCAAGCCGTGGGACGACGAGCTCGAGACCTTCCGCCACGCCGGCGAGGGCGCTCCCGTGCGGTGGCTCCACCAGGTCGTCTGA
- a CDS encoding response regulator transcription factor gives MIRVVLADDHAVVRRGLTGLLESTDDLEVVGVARDGSEAVDLVREHRPDVAVMDLQMPVLDGVEATRAIVAAATGTEVLVLTSFSDHARIDAALGAGAVGYLLKDAEPEVLLDGIRAVARGESPLDPRAARRLLTRAAGSRETSAGAAPAGLSPREAEVLRLVVDGLLNKQIAQRLGITERTVKAHLTSAYQRIGVADRTQAALWAQRHDLGGRTP, from the coding sequence ATGATCCGTGTGGTGCTGGCCGACGACCACGCCGTCGTACGCCGTGGGCTGACCGGCCTGCTGGAGTCGACCGACGACCTCGAGGTGGTCGGCGTCGCCCGCGACGGGAGCGAGGCCGTCGACCTGGTGCGCGAGCACCGCCCCGACGTCGCCGTGATGGACCTGCAGATGCCCGTCCTGGACGGCGTCGAGGCGACGCGCGCCATCGTGGCGGCGGCCACCGGCACCGAGGTCCTGGTGCTCACCTCCTTCTCCGACCACGCGCGGATCGACGCCGCCCTCGGAGCGGGCGCCGTCGGCTACCTGCTCAAGGACGCCGAGCCGGAGGTCCTGCTCGACGGGATCCGCGCCGTGGCGCGCGGGGAGTCGCCGCTCGACCCGCGGGCCGCCCGCCGGCTGCTGACCCGCGCGGCCGGCTCGCGCGAGACCTCAGCGGGCGCGGCGCCGGCCGGGCTCTCGCCCCGCGAGGCCGAGGTGCTGCGCCTCGTCGTCGACGGACTGCTCAACAAGCAGATCGCCCAGCGTCTCGGCATCACCGAGCGGACCGTGAAGGCGCACCTCACGTCCGCCTACCAGCGCATCGGGGTCGCCGACCGCACCCAGGCCGCCCTGTGGGCGCAGCGGCACGACCTGGGTGGCCGGACGCCGTAG
- a CDS encoding GNAT family N-acetyltransferase, protein MEIQELDPTDADARRRWHEVREGSVRADRPHALTTTLGAFEATATAASTYVARTWLQAVDGSEVLGVAELELPLTENLDVAWCEVGVLPGRRRRGAGRALWDAVVERSRAAGRTRVGGEVSVDVDVAGAGHAFATAMGAVERHREDHLLARLPVPATPIDPDYEVVTWRGRCPDEHRGAYLAMRNQMNADVPTGELDLETTVLDDERLAASERGLMKAYDVRVAAARRRSDGTFGGYSLLFVPHGEDYGWQDDTLVMPEHRGHRLGAALKSANYAGLPDHVGVVHTWTTPDNTAMHRTNTTLGFRVVEHMYEMEASIASDGPG, encoded by the coding sequence GTGGAGATCCAGGAGCTCGACCCGACCGACGCCGACGCCCGCCGGAGGTGGCACGAGGTGCGGGAGGGCTCCGTGCGGGCCGACCGGCCGCACGCATTGACCACCACGCTCGGAGCCTTCGAGGCCACGGCCACCGCGGCGAGCACCTACGTGGCCCGGACCTGGCTGCAGGCCGTGGACGGCTCGGAGGTTCTGGGTGTGGCGGAGCTGGAGCTCCCGCTCACGGAGAACCTCGACGTGGCGTGGTGCGAGGTGGGCGTGCTCCCCGGGCGCCGGAGGCGCGGCGCTGGGCGTGCCCTGTGGGACGCGGTGGTCGAGCGGTCCCGGGCAGCCGGACGCACCCGGGTCGGCGGCGAGGTGAGCGTGGACGTGGACGTCGCGGGAGCCGGCCACGCGTTCGCCACGGCCATGGGCGCCGTGGAGAGGCACCGCGAGGACCACCTGCTCGCCCGGCTGCCCGTCCCGGCCACGCCGATCGACCCTGACTACGAGGTAGTCACCTGGCGCGGCCGGTGCCCCGACGAGCACCGCGGGGCCTACCTGGCGATGCGCAACCAGATGAACGCCGACGTCCCCACGGGCGAGCTCGACCTCGAGACGACGGTGCTCGACGACGAGCGGCTGGCCGCCTCCGAGCGGGGCCTGATGAAGGCGTACGACGTCCGCGTGGCCGCCGCCCGCCGCCGCTCGGACGGGACGTTCGGCGGCTACTCACTGCTGTTTGTCCCGCACGGCGAGGACTACGGCTGGCAGGACGACACGCTCGTCATGCCCGAGCACCGCGGGCACCGGCTCGGCGCCGCCCTCAAGTCCGCCAACTACGCCGGCCTGCCCGACCACGTCGGCGTCGTCCACACCTGGACCACGCCCGACAACACCGCGATGCACCGCACCAACACGACGCTCGGCTTCCGCGTCGTGGAGCACATGTACGAGATGGAGGCGTCGATCGCCTCCGACGGCCCCGGATAG
- a CDS encoding serine/threonine-protein kinase, giving the protein MIAGRYRLEREIGRGGAGIVHLAHDEVLGRSVAVKRIGLLPGTTGHDIARAEREARLAAGISHPHVVSIFDLVKDEDCYWLVMEHVEGRTLSEVVAAEGPLEPERAAGIIAQAADALVQAAKAGIVHRDVKPSNIMVGDDDHAKLGDFGIARAASDAALTQTGMVTGSPAYLAPEIASGQPATAAGDIWSLGATLWHALVGRPPYDVGANVLGGLYKIVHEDPPRLPAGHPLAGLLAVMMVKDPERRWPALRVRDDLRRVARGEPSTAPPAYDGGESDVDGATAVLGAPLAAAPVAPVAATPQPPASSDATRTTPTPTVDPPPPATGASAAAPPPPHDPGGATSRRSPLGWIAAVVALIAVAALGAWLLWPDDEGTDTTAGSSDTNQEPSTSADPSPSEEPTDEPTEEPTEEPTEEPTETEEPTDEPTSEPSEPVGTGDRAAMRSFVQDYFATVTSDPETTFAMLTPEFQAQSGGFERYAGFWNTISSATPYDIRVDPDALTASYTIDYVSTSGDTSTQQVQLQLAQQGDGYLIAGEV; this is encoded by the coding sequence GTGATTGCAGGCAGGTACCGCCTGGAGCGGGAGATCGGACGCGGCGGAGCCGGCATCGTGCACCTCGCGCACGACGAGGTGCTGGGGCGGTCGGTCGCCGTGAAGCGCATCGGGCTCCTGCCCGGCACCACCGGGCACGACATCGCACGTGCCGAGCGGGAGGCCCGTCTCGCCGCCGGGATCAGCCACCCGCACGTCGTCTCGATCTTCGACCTCGTCAAGGACGAGGACTGCTACTGGCTCGTCATGGAGCACGTCGAGGGCCGCACGCTCTCCGAGGTCGTCGCGGCCGAAGGGCCGCTCGAGCCCGAGCGCGCCGCCGGCATCATCGCGCAGGCCGCCGACGCCCTCGTGCAGGCGGCCAAGGCCGGGATCGTGCACCGCGACGTCAAGCCGAGCAACATCATGGTCGGCGACGACGACCACGCGAAGCTCGGTGACTTCGGCATCGCCCGGGCCGCCAGCGACGCCGCCCTCACCCAGACCGGGATGGTCACCGGGTCACCCGCCTACCTCGCTCCCGAGATCGCCTCCGGCCAGCCGGCGACGGCCGCGGGCGACATCTGGTCGCTCGGGGCCACGCTGTGGCACGCCCTGGTCGGCCGGCCGCCGTACGACGTCGGGGCCAACGTGCTGGGCGGGCTCTACAAGATCGTCCACGAGGACCCGCCCCGGCTGCCCGCCGGCCATCCCCTCGCGGGGCTCCTCGCCGTGATGATGGTCAAGGACCCCGAGCGACGGTGGCCGGCACTGCGGGTGCGCGACGACCTGCGCCGGGTCGCCCGCGGCGAGCCGAGCACGGCACCCCCGGCGTACGACGGCGGCGAGAGCGACGTGGACGGCGCCACGGCGGTGCTCGGCGCCCCGCTGGCCGCGGCTCCGGTCGCGCCGGTCGCCGCGACACCGCAGCCGCCCGCCTCGTCGGACGCGACCCGGACGACGCCGACGCCCACGGTCGACCCGCCGCCACCGGCCACCGGTGCGTCGGCCGCTGCTCCTCCCCCGCCGCACGACCCGGGCGGCGCGACGTCGCGGAGGAGTCCGCTCGGCTGGATCGCCGCCGTCGTCGCGCTGATCGCCGTGGCCGCGCTCGGGGCCTGGCTGCTCTGGCCCGACGACGAGGGCACCGACACGACGGCCGGCTCGTCGGACACCAACCAGGAGCCGTCCACCTCGGCCGACCCGTCCCCGTCCGAGGAGCCCACCGACGAGCCGACGGAGGAGCCGACCGAGGAGCCGACCGAGGAGCCGACGGAGACGGAGGAGCCCACGGACGAGCCGACCTCCGAGCCGAGCGAGCCCGTGGGGACCGGGGACCGGGCGGCGATGCGGTCCTTCGTGCAGGACTACTTCGCGACGGTCACCTCCGACCCCGAGACGACCTTCGCGATGCTGACCCCGGAGTTCCAGGCCCAGAGCGGTGGCTTCGAGCGCTACGCGGGGTTCTGGAACACGATCAGCTCCGCGACGCCGTACGACATCCGGGTCGACCCCGACGCACTGACGGCGTCGTACACGATCGACTACGTCTCCACCTCGGGCGACACGTCGACGCAGCAGGTGCAGCTGCAGCTGGCGCAGCAGGGCGACGGCTACCTCATCGCCGGCGAGGTCTGA